The Hemiscyllium ocellatum isolate sHemOce1 chromosome 7, sHemOce1.pat.X.cur, whole genome shotgun sequence genome window below encodes:
- the LOC132817132 gene encoding nuclear factor erythroid 2-related factor 2-like: MEIEAPLAQQQNIDLIDILWRQDVDLGVVREDFDYNYRQKECELEKQKKLEKEKQEQLQKEQEKALLAQLQLDEETGEFVAFRPAKHSKAEIPGRITEPIQTVKPAQRDDGALSFDECMQLLAESFPFVDDIESCPVVLEPPVPAQTSSQPMSPQQPQQGTTAILPSTAPESNPLEDLEQTWQELLSIPELQCLYMQNDNITSIESAEYSSKSKSSEMQNDSYSLSTTLPADHVSGSNTSFLSLFDSPYEEVMPSESPTLFQPKTNLSDSMNLSFSNNNFNNLFSTSLNMQRNGNISPSNNMNDSLTSILDDSLLEQINITQLEVNKDFDCKLPHHLPEIPDSDSGLSMGSSPSGASPGNSKQSSLCGDASNGYSDSDTDDMESSSASVQPEFAELYPVQFQNDCNYQAPSLHSLTNVRLNLYNKGPKDDLPVSPGHNKVPFTKDKYSKRLSRDEQRAKALNVPFSVKKIVNLPVDDFNEMVSKYQLGEAQLALIRDIRRRGKNKVAAQNCRKRKLDNIVGLEHDLDQLKDEKEELLQEKGEHTKNLLQIKQQLNNLYHEVFSMIRDEDGNSYSPNEYSLQQTSDGSVFLVPRSKKLETKRE, encoded by the exons aacattGATTTAATTGACATCCTCTGGAGGCAGGATGTAGATCTTGGTGTTGTCCGTGAAGATTTTGATTATAACTACAGACAAAAAGAATGTGAGCTAGAGAAGCAGAAGAAACTTGAGAAGGAAAAGCAGGAACAGTTGCAGAAAGAACAAGAGAAGGCTTTACTGGCACAGCTGCAGCTAGATGAAGAAACGGGTGAATTTGTTGCCTTTCGGCCAGCAAAGCACAGTAAAGCTGAAATTCCAGGAAGAATTACAGAGCCTATACAG ACTGTAAAGCCAGCCCAGAGAGATGATGGAGCTTTGTCGTTTGATGAATGCATGCAACTTCTTGCAGAGTCATTTCCATTTGTAGATGATATAGAA TCTTGTCCGGTTGTACTTGAACCTCCTGTTCCAGCCCAGACCAGTTCACAGCCAATGTCTCCCCAGCAGCCACAGCAAGGAACTACTGCAATCCTTCCATCCACAGCACCGGAATCAAACCCTCTGGAGGACTTGGAGCAAACCTGGCAAGAGCTGCTCTCAATCCCAGAACTTCAG TGTTTGTACATGCAGAATGACAATATTACAAGTATCGAATCTGCAGAATATTCTTCCAAGAGTAAATCTTCTGAAATGCAAAATGACAGTTACAGCCTCAGTACAACTCTGCCAGCTGATCATGTTTCAGGCAGCAAcaccagttttctctctctctttgatagTCCATATGAGGAAGTAATGCCATCTGAAAGCCCCACACTCTTTCAGCCAAAAACAAATCTATCAGATAGCATGAACCTTTCATTCAGCAATAATAATTTCAATAAccttttctctacatctctgaaTATGCAGAGAAATGGCAACATTTCCCCAAGTAACAATATGAATGACTCCCTTACTAGCATTCTAGATGATTCTCTCCTTGAACAGATCAACATCACTCAGTTGGAGGTGAATAAAGATTTTGATTGTAAACTGCCACACCATTTGCCTGAGATTCCTGATTCTGACTCTGGCTTGTCTATGGGCTCAAGCCCTAGTGGAGCCTCTCCAGGTAATTCAAAGCAATCGTCTCTTTGTGGAGATGCTTCTAATGGTTACAGTGATTCTGACACAGATGACATGGAAAGCAGTTCTGCGAGTGTTCAACCTGAGTTTGCTGAGCTATACCCAGTGCAGTTTCAAAATGACTGTAACTATCAGGCACCTTCTCTTCACAGTCTTACAAATGTTAGACTGAACCTTTACAACAAAGGACCAAAGGATGACCTGCCAGTGAGTCCTGGCCATAATAAAGTCCCATTCACCAAAGACAAGTATTCTAAACGACTCAGCCGAGATGAGCAGAGGGCTAAAGCTTTGAATGTTCCTTTCTCTGTCAAAAAGATTGTTAATCTTCCTGTTGATGATTTCAATGAAATGGTGTCTAAGTATCAGCTCGGTGAGGCCCAGCTTGCTCTCATCCGTGACATCCGTCGCCGTGGCAAAAACAAGGTGGCTGCTCAGAATTGCCGCAAGCGCAAACTAGATAACATAGTGGGTCTCGAACATGATTTGGATCAACTTAAAGATGAGAAGGAGGAACTTTTGCAAGAAAAGGGAGAACATACCAAAAACCTGCTTCAGATCAAGCAACAGCTGAACAATCTATATCACGAGGTTTTTAGTATGATACGTGATGAAGATGGAAATTCGTATTCTCCCAATGAATACTCATTGCAGCAGACTAGTGATGGCAGTGTATTCCTTGTTCCCAGGAGCAAGAAACTTGAGACAAAAAGAGAATGA